CCCATGGGATGTAAGCAAAGCTGATAATCCTACACCAAGGGCTAGCCCCAATCACAAATACTGTGGGAGGGGAAACGCTCTGCCTTCTGGGGGATATGTTTCCTGCTTTTCACCAGTTTTTTTATTATAAATATTTTTGTTTATTAGTATTTGGTGTTTCTATGGTTCAAAGGGCTGGTGTTTTTGCTGTGCTTCTTATTATTGGTTTTGTTTTTGCTGGTTTTGCTGGGTATTATCTTGGTTTCTCTGGATCCTCTGTGGGGAGGGTTGCGACTACTGTTGTTTCTGGGGTTGTCTATTCTGTTTCTGTTTTCTCAACTATTACCTATGCCTCTACCCTTACATATTCTGTTGAGATCCCTGTTGTTAGGAGGGAGACTGTTACTTCGACTGTGTCGTGGGTTTCGACTGCTACTGTTACGAACACTGTTACGAATGTTCTCGAGCCCTGGCGTTATGATAGATCGCCTCCTGTGGTTAGGGGTTTTGGCTGGGATGCCTCTAGGGTTATCAATGATAAGATCTATGATATTGGGGTTTGGTTTAGCGTTTTCGATGATAGATCGCCGATAGCTTATGTTGAGCTAAGGTTTATCCCCGAGAGATACTATTACTTCATAACAGGCTATGGGATGAGGCCTGAGGACTATGACAGGGTATTCCCACCTGAGAATGAGAGAACATATATTCTGAAGCCTGTCGACGGGGGGTTCGATGAGTTGGAGGAGGATTTCGAGGTGGAGATCAGGGATATAGTGGGTGGTAGAGAATATAGAATAATAGTGATTGCCAGGGATCTAGCTGGGAATGTGGGGGTATTTGAAACAAAAACACCATATATAAGGCAGTATGAGAATGTTGCAAAACTAGATAATATATTGGTTATAGTTCACTATTATCCATGGTACTCTACTTCTAGACATTGGAATGAAGGTTATAAGGGAAATCCGCTTTTAGGTAATTATGACTCTCAAGATCCTATAGTAATAAGTAAACATATAGATTGGGCAACTGGTCATGGTATCGACGCGTTTCTTATAAGTTGGTGGGGTCCTTACTCTTTTGAAGACTTAACTTTAAGAAAAATTCTCGAAAATCCTCTAGCTGATAATATTAGAATTGGTATACTTTACGAATCTTTAGGAAGACTAAAAGTATTAAGAAATGAGAAAGATGAAATATACATAGATATGAATGATCCAGATAATGTGAACATCTTATTAAGCGATTTAAAATATTTAGCGAAAAACTATTTTAACTCCCCTAATTATCTTTATATAAAAGAATCCCCTGTTATAGAACTATACTTGGCGCGGATATATAAAGGAGATATAGAAAATGTTATTAGTATATTGCGTAAAGAAATGAAATTATATTTATTAGCTGACTTAGTTTATTGGCAGAATCCTTCTTCCGAGAAAGATAGAATTAAAGTATTTGATGGGATAACTTCTTATAACATGCATACAAACGTACCAGAAATTCTAAAGAACTTTGAATATAATTTAGATAAAAAATATAAAGAATGGTCTACAGTAGCAGAGGAGTTAAATGTAGATTTCCTACCATCAGTAATTCCCGGTTTTGATGATTCTGCAGTAAGGTCTACAAATTATCCACTTCCAAAAAGTGAAAAAAGGTTTATTGAGCAGTTACAAATAGCAAAAAAATATAATCCTTCAGTGGTTGTAATCACATCTTTCAACGAATGGCATGAATATACTCAGATAGAACCTGATAGAGAAGAATATAAAAAATATTTGGAAGTATTACTAAATTTCATAAGAAGTGGCTAGTATTTCACTTTAAATATAGAAACATTCTCAAAAATGGGAGGAGATATTAATTTTATAAGTTAGAGGAAAACCCTCTATAGCTAATAAAAACGAAACAAACATTATGTTCTCTTATTATAGATAGTATTTCATTTACTTTCCCTTCTCGAGCAATTCCATTATTTTTGATCCCAAAATAAAGATATAGGAAATCATCCTCTAAGGGCATTTTGTTGAACCTATTCATCTTTATATGTTATTATGTCTCTTCCCTCTAGGATCTGAAATAATCGCTTTATTTCATATGTTGTTTAAAATTTAATTAATTGAACAAAGGAATCTTTTATTGAAGTATCATTTTCTAACTATGTAGGGATTTCCATAAACACAGTTATACATATGCAAGAACCTATCTCATGTAACGTGTAATAGTAATTCTTCATCTAGATCTGCATCTTGAGACCGTAATATTTTAATATGGCTAGCCCTCTAATCTATTATGGATGGTTGAATTTGAAGATATTATTTATGAAACCGTGTCTTTCTATCATATTAACTCTCATATTACTCCCTTCGATAGCCCAATCTATACACATATTCCCATCTCAGCCCGAGGATCGCTTAGGAAATACCTCTATGTGGGGCATGGTTTTCGGAGAGGCGAGATATGGTGTTGCGATATTTTATGATCCTAGATATCCGAATAGCTGGCTTTCTCCAGAGGAATCCTTCTTCATCAAAAAATACTTCGTAGACTTGTTTGGACTGTTTAACTTAAGTTTGCAAATAGTTGATGCTGAGGGTCTCAAGACTCTTCTCTCTAGTAGTTGGCGGGGGATCCTAATAATGGCCCATGATATAGCTCCGGATACTGTGTGGAGTGGCGATATAGATTCTTTGTTGATCAAGTGGCTTCTAAATGGAGGGATTCTCGTGTGGACGGGTGACATGGAGCTGTTCTATGTAGGATATTCTAATGGTAGTAAACTTGCTGTAGGCGATAAGACATACCTCCTCTACGGAGAATCATTGGTCACGGCTGTTCCTGCTATAAACTGTACTATTAGCTTTATATCCCGCGATAGCCTTCCAGGCGTTGTAGACACGATCCTGCCTGCTTTCTCGGCAAGACCTATAAGACCTGGATCCTCAGTAGTTAAACCGCTGGGTAGATGCTTAGTAGATGGTAATGAGCTCTATGATCCTGTGATTATTGGTGTGGGCAAGGGACTTGTAGCTAGAGTCTTCATGACAGGTGGTGAGACAAATATAGTGCTTAGGGCGGCTGCTATAGCTGAGATTGTTTTTAACGAGTTGCTGGGCATTAGGGTAAACCTGAGAGAAGCGAGTGCTAACACCAGTTTTCCAAGGATCGTTATAGGTGAGTATCATAACTGGTATTCCAGTATGCCGTCTTGGAATCACTGGAGATGGCCCGGCAGAGATCCCAACCAGGTTATAGATGGAAAGAGGGTCATAGCCTCAGCCCATTATCCCCTAATAGGGCCATACGACTCCAGAGATCCGAGGGTTATTAAGTATCATATAGAAATAAGTAAGTATGCAGGAATAGACGCGTTTGCTATAGACTGGTATGGCCCCGGCTCCTTCGAGGATAGCTCTGTAAACCTATACCTCTCAATAGCTGAGGAAATGGGCTTCAAGATAGCAATTGAATACGAGCCCAAGATCAGAATGGAGTGGGGATACGGATCTCGTAGTGATAGAATAAGGGATGTAATTAACGACCTGAAGTATATCCTATCAAAGTATGCCGGGCATCCGGCTTATCTCAAGGTGAACCATAAGCCTGTTATATTTTATTTCTGGCCCTCTCTACTCACTATAAAGGAGTGGGATTATGTGTTTCAAAGACTACGCGAGGAAGGATACGAGGCTGTGCATATAACCGAGGGTATAGATCCACTGCTACTGACACACTTCACCGGCATCTATGAGTGGGAACCTCTCTGGATAGAGTCAAAAGGTATCACATCATGGGATAGGCTGCGGGAAATATCAAAGATACTCCGGGAATACGCATCACTATATCCAGGCAGAATCTTTCTCGCCGGCGTATGGCCAGGGTTTGATGATGAGGGTGTAAATGGCTGGGGCTTCGGCACTAGGAAGTACCTTGGAGGAGATAGGTTTAATGGAATGATATATGAGAACCAATGGAGGGTTGTCTTAGACGAGAAGCCACATGCGGTAATGATAACAACCTTCAATGATTGGAACGAGGGAACAGAGATAGAGCCCTCCCTCGAGTATGGATTTAGCTTCATGGAAATCACTAGAAAATATGCCTATCGATATAAAGGATCTAGCGAGCCAATTAGTGAAGCAATACGATTAAACATCAATATAGAATCGAGCGATAAGGCTATAAGAATATCGCTGAGCAATAGTGGAGGAGCAGCAGTCTCTCTACGGATTAAAGCAAGATTACCAAGTGGTGTGAACGGTGTTTTTCACGAATATAGCCATCCTACCTCGTCATCTAGCGAAACCCTCTCCATACTCCCCTACCTTGGGAAAGGTGATAGCTATATATTCACACTCACTTTTGATGGCAACATTGCTCAGGACATGCTTATAGTATTTAACATAAGCTACTATACACCGGAAGGGCGATATGGTGAGCTCATATCTTTTCTACAATAT
This is a stretch of genomic DNA from Sulfolobales archaeon. It encodes these proteins:
- a CDS encoding glycoside hydrolase family 99-like domain-containing protein, whose translation is MVQRAGVFAVLLIIGFVFAGFAGYYLGFSGSSVGRVATTVVSGVVYSVSVFSTITYASTLTYSVEIPVVRRETVTSTVSWVSTATVTNTVTNVLEPWRYDRSPPVVRGFGWDASRVINDKIYDIGVWFSVFDDRSPIAYVELRFIPERYYYFITGYGMRPEDYDRVFPPENERTYILKPVDGGFDELEEDFEVEIRDIVGGREYRIIVIARDLAGNVGVFETKTPYIRQYENVAKLDNILVIVHYYPWYSTSRHWNEGYKGNPLLGNYDSQDPIVISKHIDWATGHGIDAFLISWWGPYSFEDLTLRKILENPLADNIRIGILYESLGRLKVLRNEKDEIYIDMNDPDNVNILLSDLKYLAKNYFNSPNYLYIKESPVIELYLARIYKGDIENVISILRKEMKLYLLADLVYWQNPSSEKDRIKVFDGITSYNMHTNVPEILKNFEYNLDKKYKEWSTVAEELNVDFLPSVIPGFDDSAVRSTNYPLPKSEKRFIEQLQIAKKYNPSVVVITSFNEWHEYTQIEPDREEYKKYLEVLLNFIRSG
- a CDS encoding endo-1,3-alpha-glucanase family glycosylhydrolase yields the protein MWGMVFGEARYGVAIFYDPRYPNSWLSPEESFFIKKYFVDLFGLFNLSLQIVDAEGLKTLLSSSWRGILIMAHDIAPDTVWSGDIDSLLIKWLLNGGILVWTGDMELFYVGYSNGSKLAVGDKTYLLYGESLVTAVPAINCTISFISRDSLPGVVDTILPAFSARPIRPGSSVVKPLGRCLVDGNELYDPVIIGVGKGLVARVFMTGGETNIVLRAAAIAEIVFNELLGIRVNLREASANTSFPRIVIGEYHNWYSSMPSWNHWRWPGRDPNQVIDGKRVIASAHYPLIGPYDSRDPRVIKYHIEISKYAGIDAFAIDWYGPGSFEDSSVNLYLSIAEEMGFKIAIEYEPKIRMEWGYGSRSDRIRDVINDLKYILSKYAGHPAYLKVNHKPVIFYFWPSLLTIKEWDYVFQRLREEGYEAVHITEGIDPLLLTHFTGIYEWEPLWIESKGITSWDRLREISKILREYASLYPGRIFLAGVWPGFDDEGVNGWGFGTRKYLGGDRFNGMIYENQWRVVLDEKPHAVMITTFNDWNEGTEIEPSLEYGFSFMEITRKYAYRYKGSSEPISEAIRLNINIESSDKAIRISLSNSGGAAVSLRIKARLPSGVNGVFHEYSHPTSSSSETLSILPYLGKGDSYIFTLTFDGNIAQDMLIVFNISYYTPEGRYGELISFLQYRTKTVTQITATTITATYIRTQIIETTATETLIVTSMRASTITEFVKATETLTLTETSTETRDIYTTVKETVTIKETSLENMISIFIVILAVLIIAILIIKERKHTKL